Proteins encoded in a region of the Candidatus Moanabacter tarae genome:
- the 3,6_2 gene encoding 3,6-diketocamphane 1,6 monooxygenase, with translation MPFHPPDKPLAQCYDEDIEFVVRAEELGLDEFWIGEHHTMKYETVVMPEVFIGRVLGETKHIRLGPAPICLNLHHPAQVASRLAFLDHLSKGRLNLCLGPSGTISDYELYGLDPKSGGSMTIEAIEVILKLWASEPPYEHKGTHWQFKLEEHVSEATQIGFIHKPYQQPHPPILMPGVSPNSHSLRMAGQFGFSPFSAALSAGNVLADNWATYENAAIQAGNKPDRSNWRVARQIFLADTTKEAVERVRNNVVGQNFQYLATLMDEGPGRGFLKRDMDMPDSECNLDYWMTEQIIAGDVDEVLRRLLKLIEECGTFGTLVMMGFDWDDKPSWLRHLELFATELMPALNKAVA, from the coding sequence ATGCCTTTTCACCCTCCAGATAAACCGCTGGCTCAATGCTACGATGAAGACATAGAATTCGTGGTACGAGCTGAAGAGCTCGGCTTAGACGAATTCTGGATAGGTGAGCACCATACAATGAAGTATGAAACAGTGGTCATGCCAGAGGTTTTCATCGGACGGGTCCTTGGCGAGACCAAGCATATCCGTTTGGGGCCCGCACCAATATGCCTTAATCTCCACCACCCTGCACAAGTAGCTAGCCGGCTTGCTTTTCTCGACCACCTATCGAAAGGGCGGCTTAACCTCTGCTTGGGTCCTAGCGGGACCATCTCTGACTACGAACTCTACGGACTGGACCCTAAAAGTGGTGGGTCGATGACAATTGAAGCTATCGAAGTCATTTTGAAATTGTGGGCATCCGAACCTCCCTACGAACATAAGGGCACCCATTGGCAATTCAAACTCGAAGAACATGTCAGCGAGGCAACTCAAATTGGATTTATTCATAAACCTTATCAACAGCCCCATCCGCCTATTCTTATGCCCGGCGTCAGTCCTAACTCTCACAGCCTCAGGATGGCTGGACAATTTGGATTCTCTCCGTTTTCCGCTGCCCTTTCCGCCGGAAACGTCCTCGCCGATAACTGGGCAACCTACGAAAATGCTGCCATCCAAGCAGGGAACAAACCGGACCGATCAAACTGGAGAGTGGCACGTCAAATATTCCTCGCAGACACTACGAAAGAAGCAGTCGAACGGGTTCGCAATAATGTAGTCGGCCAGAATTTCCAGTATCTCGCTACCCTAATGGATGAAGGTCCCGGCCGTGGGTTTTTGAAACGCGACATGGATATGCCAGACTCCGAATGTAACCTAGACTATTGGATGACCGAACAAATCATTGCCGGAGATGTCGATGAGGTGCTCCGACGGTTACTCAAATTGATCGAGGAATGTGGTACTTTCGGTACCCTAGTAATGATGGGGTTTGACTGGGATGATAAGCCGAGTTGGCTTCGCCACCTCGAACTATTCGCCACGGAACTCATGCCGGCGCTTAATAAAGCGGTAGCATGA
- the proA_6 gene encoding 4-hydroxy-4-methyl-2-oxoglutarate aldolase/4-carboxy-4-hydroxy-2-oxoadipate aldolase, whose amino-acid sequence MKEIKRPSPDVIEALRELGTDAVTSTMDLLGVRRTFIEGPVARVPGSKIVGPALTLRFVPQREDQMRGYKIPGGSPEESKTEGEEAGEVRSALWEVFDHVKSGDVIVVDGRGDLATGCFGEMLMIYFKAQGGEGVVIDAAIRDSAQIFNDQKVPVWSVGVTTGGAGHMNLFPADVNLPIGCGKVLVNPGDIIMADDGGAIVVPPVLIPKVLEIAGEREEHEVFARLKLQQGGALRSYYPFDEQGKREYQEWLVEQKKKENLE is encoded by the coding sequence ATGAAAGAAATCAAACGACCCTCACCTGATGTCATTGAAGCTCTCCGTGAACTTGGAACGGATGCGGTTACCTCAACAATGGATCTGTTGGGGGTACGCCGTACCTTCATCGAAGGTCCAGTCGCCCGTGTGCCTGGCAGTAAAATCGTAGGACCAGCACTGACTCTTCGATTTGTTCCGCAACGGGAAGACCAGATGCGTGGTTATAAGATTCCAGGAGGTTCACCGGAAGAATCAAAGACTGAAGGCGAGGAAGCGGGGGAAGTGCGCTCTGCGTTGTGGGAAGTTTTTGATCATGTGAAATCCGGCGACGTCATTGTGGTCGATGGCCGAGGCGATCTCGCCACTGGTTGCTTTGGGGAGATGCTCATGATCTACTTTAAAGCCCAGGGTGGAGAAGGAGTAGTAATCGATGCTGCGATCAGGGATTCGGCACAGATTTTCAATGACCAAAAGGTACCGGTTTGGTCTGTAGGGGTAACCACTGGGGGCGCTGGGCATATGAACCTCTTCCCGGCAGATGTGAATCTTCCCATCGGATGTGGTAAGGTTCTGGTTAATCCCGGTGACATCATTATGGCAGACGATGGCGGAGCCATTGTCGTACCCCCTGTCCTCATTCCTAAGGTCCTAGAAATTGCGGGCGAGCGCGAAGAACACGAGGTTTTCGCACGCCTGAAATTACAACAAGGAGGGGCGTTAAGAAGTTACTATCCTTTCGATGAGCAGGGAAAGCGAGAGTACCAAGAGTGGCTAGTAGAGCAGAAAAAAAAGGAAAATTTGGAGTAG
- a CDS encoding Methylaspartate ammonia-lyase — protein sequence MKIEKAIVVHGMGGYYNDDLEAIRAGAEKDGFVYLGDPCSPGFRSIREPNDAACFVLLLDSGHTVWGDATSVCYASAGGRRGRFDVEEQLPFLSDICELLQGWDVSGFFEMSDNLEEQDFDSRLHLPAVMYGISQALLEACALSQKMTPAEVVAKELGVEAPDAKIPIYIQSDDRKNVVDKGILKQADTLPHGVINDVETTFGCEGELLKEYIGWIVERIEKFGEEGYNPEIHLDVYGLPGKVFEHDPDQIADYLSELHKVASPLDLCIETPVIMETRQAQIDMLGKIKYAISERGSPVNLVVDEHANGLGDIREFIKAGVVDMINVKSPDLGSIANTARAIRECWSGNVRPILGGSCAETDQSARMIAHVALAARPAWVMARPGLGVDEGMQIVYNEMVRTLAIIEARR from the coding sequence ATGAAGATTGAAAAAGCGATCGTTGTCCACGGAATGGGGGGATATTACAATGATGATCTTGAAGCCATCCGAGCTGGAGCGGAAAAGGATGGGTTTGTTTATCTGGGAGATCCTTGTAGTCCGGGATTCCGATCCATACGTGAGCCGAATGATGCTGCCTGTTTCGTGTTGTTACTAGACTCCGGTCATACCGTCTGGGGCGATGCCACTAGTGTCTGCTATGCTTCGGCTGGTGGGCGGCGAGGCCGATTTGATGTGGAAGAACAGCTGCCGTTTCTATCGGATATCTGCGAGTTGCTTCAGGGATGGGACGTAAGTGGATTTTTTGAAATGTCAGACAACCTTGAGGAGCAGGACTTTGATTCGCGTCTCCATCTTCCGGCGGTCATGTATGGTATTTCACAGGCATTGTTAGAGGCGTGCGCGCTCAGTCAGAAGATGACTCCAGCTGAGGTTGTTGCGAAAGAGTTAGGGGTAGAAGCGCCTGACGCGAAAATTCCAATCTATATCCAGTCGGATGATCGTAAAAATGTAGTAGATAAGGGGATCCTGAAACAGGCCGACACTTTGCCTCACGGCGTGATTAACGACGTGGAAACGACTTTCGGGTGCGAAGGAGAATTGCTAAAGGAATATATCGGTTGGATTGTTGAGAGGATTGAGAAATTCGGAGAGGAGGGTTACAATCCTGAGATCCATCTCGATGTATACGGCCTTCCCGGAAAAGTTTTCGAGCATGACCCGGATCAAATAGCAGATTACCTATCGGAACTCCACAAAGTTGCTTCACCTCTGGATTTATGTATCGAAACACCGGTGATTATGGAAACCCGCCAAGCTCAAATCGATATGTTGGGAAAAATAAAGTACGCCATCTCTGAGAGGGGATCGCCTGTGAATCTCGTAGTGGATGAACACGCTAACGGGCTAGGTGACATTCGCGAATTTATTAAGGCCGGAGTAGTAGACATGATCAATGTGAAGAGTCCGGATCTAGGATCGATTGCCAATACGGCTCGGGCAATAAGAGAATGTTGGTCCGGAAATGTTCGCCCCATACTTGGAGGATCCTGTGCCGAAACCGATCAATCAGCCCGAATGATTGCCCACGTTGCCTTGGCTGCCAGGCCCGCTTGGGTTATGGCCCGACCCGGACTCGGTGTTGATGAAGGGATGCAGATAGTCTACAATGAGATGGTTCGGACTCTGGCGATCATCGAAGCTCGAAGATGA
- the ptlH_4 gene encoding 1-deoxypentalenic acid 11-beta-hydroxylase, with amino-acid sequence MCGFSLLEEANAVNDISPMQSKSSLSPFHEVRIARDTPAEIRNSFNENGYLFFKNVLNREQILKAKEDLTKTLRDQGVVKGDSTDPIIKPGTSVIEVDDAPFHNLSSIQEIIASPELQATLDIAYGERAHISRSLGIRYAMPTDDAYLTPSHQDYFYVREHDQFRMIWIPLMDLEIVNGGLAIASGSHKYGLRDHVEFDGVYSYHLKGRVQKGVPEEDVHGEWASSSYEIGDILMFHCCAVHRSLPNNSSLARLALNSITYPARMPIMWQAERTQPELQIFRDQLKELCAAEGIKDDLFEEIAIEAMKQGEDPSRDLILKLEKSLC; translated from the coding sequence ATGTGTGGCTTTTCTCTTCTTGAAGAAGCAAATGCCGTGAATGACATTTCGCCTATGCAAAGTAAAAGTTCCCTATCTCCTTTCCACGAAGTCCGAATCGCGAGGGATACTCCGGCCGAAATTCGAAATTCCTTCAACGAAAATGGGTATCTGTTTTTCAAGAATGTTCTAAACAGGGAGCAGATCCTCAAGGCAAAGGAGGATCTGACAAAAACTCTTCGAGACCAAGGAGTAGTTAAGGGAGATTCAACAGATCCCATCATCAAGCCTGGCACTTCCGTAATTGAAGTCGACGATGCCCCCTTCCACAATTTGAGCTCCATCCAGGAGATTATTGCTTCTCCGGAGCTCCAAGCGACTCTCGATATCGCCTATGGAGAGAGGGCACATATCTCACGATCTCTAGGAATCCGTTACGCCATGCCAACCGATGATGCTTATTTGACTCCCTCTCATCAGGACTATTTTTACGTCCGAGAGCACGACCAATTTCGCATGATTTGGATCCCTTTGATGGACTTGGAAATTGTCAATGGTGGATTGGCCATCGCATCTGGATCTCATAAATACGGCCTTCGGGATCATGTGGAATTTGATGGAGTCTATTCCTATCATCTAAAAGGGCGGGTTCAGAAAGGCGTACCCGAAGAGGATGTCCACGGAGAATGGGCTTCTTCGTCGTATGAAATAGGGGATATCCTAATGTTCCATTGCTGTGCTGTTCACCGTTCTTTGCCTAATAATAGCAGTCTCGCAAGACTTGCTCTCAACTCCATAACTTATCCGGCGAGGATGCCGATAATGTGGCAAGCCGAACGTACCCAACCTGAATTGCAGATTTTTAGAGATCAATTAAAGGAACTTTGTGCCGCTGAGGGAATAAAGGATGATCTCTTTGAGGAGATAGCAATTGAGGCTATGAAGCAGGGAGAAGACCCGAGCCGGGATTTAATCTTAAAATTGGAAAAGAGTCTTTGCTAA
- the gci_11 gene encoding D-galactarolactone cycloisomerase, whose translation MVMDNRSAGPWQEEEYEGYEPLRITDIKIHMLKEGGSLADKKDGLLRIITEDGIEGWSNMIDPVTARFITEKFREHLIGRDAMARERIWHDMFMLERLTWPPKGLRGAIDIALWDIAGKRLGIPVWKLLGGCCDKVGAYRTQSGTMGPEGLQKDHFLEFALMVKEQGYLGSKDHCYAGPKFMIELAGELREAVGPDFYLMHDAVGYYNLKEAIRVGRALEEQGYLWYEEPLRDHDFRGLKQICDVLDIPIVTGEYFPHHFNSYAQMLALGAADAIKPMIHTGGITEIVKLANLTHALGASMHVSAHDHMWGFSSVQANGAIENTVLLEVHPPFEFHTNEAIRNPLKLKDGYVHMPEGPGLGVDLDWDIIEDLTEEVVE comes from the coding sequence ATGGTAATGGATAATAGAAGTGCGGGTCCTTGGCAGGAAGAGGAATACGAAGGGTATGAACCACTTCGTATTACTGATATTAAAATCCACATGCTAAAGGAAGGTGGTTCTTTGGCCGATAAGAAGGATGGTCTCCTTCGAATTATTACAGAGGATGGGATTGAGGGTTGGAGTAATATGATCGACCCTGTAACGGCTAGGTTCATCACAGAGAAATTTCGTGAACACCTGATCGGACGAGATGCAATGGCACGGGAGCGAATCTGGCACGATATGTTCATGCTGGAACGGCTAACATGGCCGCCCAAAGGACTGCGAGGTGCAATTGACATCGCTTTATGGGACATTGCGGGTAAACGGTTGGGCATTCCAGTATGGAAATTGTTGGGAGGCTGCTGTGATAAGGTGGGAGCTTACCGAACGCAATCTGGCACTATGGGCCCCGAAGGATTACAAAAAGATCATTTCCTTGAATTCGCACTTATGGTCAAGGAACAGGGGTATCTAGGCAGTAAGGACCACTGCTATGCTGGGCCAAAGTTTATGATTGAGCTGGCTGGTGAATTGCGGGAGGCGGTAGGCCCCGATTTCTACCTCATGCACGATGCTGTTGGGTATTACAATTTGAAAGAAGCCATCCGCGTAGGGCGTGCTCTCGAGGAACAAGGTTACCTCTGGTACGAGGAACCATTAAGAGATCACGATTTTCGCGGTTTAAAACAGATCTGTGATGTACTAGATATCCCGATTGTAACGGGTGAGTACTTCCCTCACCATTTTAATAGTTATGCGCAAATGTTAGCTCTCGGCGCGGCCGACGCTATTAAGCCCATGATTCATACTGGCGGCATAACGGAAATTGTAAAGCTTGCCAACCTCACCCATGCGTTAGGTGCTTCGATGCATGTGTCGGCCCACGACCACATGTGGGGATTTTCATCGGTTCAAGCGAACGGAGCTATTGAGAACACAGTATTACTCGAAGTGCATCCGCCTTTCGAATTCCATACGAACGAGGCAATTAGAAATCCCTTAAAATTGAAGGACGGATACGTCCATATGCCGGAAGGTCCGGGACTCGGGGTCGATCTTGACTGGGATATTATTGAGGATCTTACTGAGGAGGTAGTTGAGTAG
- the gci_12 gene encoding D-galactarolactone cycloisomerase: protein MVTDTRSDGPWQALDYEGYAPLPIVDLKVNMLGRLSGMQNGRPSDGLLRIITEDGIEGWCNGISVDTAIVIVKEFREHLIGRDALDRERIWHDMLMWLRMAWPPKELRGSVDIALWDIAGKHLGLPIWRLLGACRDKVPAYRTQGGTMGPEGKTIEHFVNHALQAQADGYLGSKDHCYAGPDFMIKLAEILRDEVGPDFHLMHDAVQYYDLNEAIRVGKALEENGFTWFEEPVRDQDFRSLKKLREAVGIPVVAGENFPHHIHSYGQMLAMGAVDGIKPSVVSGGITETQKLADLTNAFGADIHVQLGGSMWGFATIHANGGIENLVMLEVHENRASRIYPPIKNPLRQIDGYVRMPEGPGLGIDLDWDMVQEDTIEIIE from the coding sequence ATGGTTACGGACACTCGCAGTGATGGGCCTTGGCAGGCTTTAGATTACGAAGGATACGCCCCACTTCCTATTGTCGATCTGAAAGTTAATATGTTGGGCAGGCTATCGGGTATGCAGAACGGCCGTCCTTCAGACGGATTGCTTCGCATCATCACCGAAGATGGGATTGAAGGGTGGTGCAATGGCATTTCGGTTGATACGGCCATTGTTATTGTTAAAGAGTTCCGCGAACATTTGATCGGTCGCGATGCGCTGGACAGAGAGCGCATCTGGCATGATATGCTAATGTGGTTGCGAATGGCTTGGCCACCTAAAGAACTGCGCGGCTCGGTTGATATTGCACTTTGGGATATAGCGGGAAAGCACCTCGGACTTCCGATATGGAGACTTTTAGGTGCTTGTCGTGATAAGGTCCCGGCCTATCGGACTCAGGGTGGAACAATGGGTCCGGAAGGCAAAACGATTGAACACTTCGTTAATCACGCACTTCAGGCCCAAGCCGATGGATACTTGGGGAGCAAGGACCATTGCTACGCAGGACCGGATTTTATGATTAAACTCGCAGAGATATTGCGCGATGAGGTTGGCCCCGATTTCCATCTAATGCATGATGCGGTACAGTATTATGATCTTAACGAAGCAATCCGTGTAGGAAAAGCTTTGGAGGAAAACGGGTTCACCTGGTTCGAAGAACCTGTCAGGGATCAAGATTTTCGTTCTCTCAAGAAGTTGCGTGAGGCTGTTGGAATTCCCGTGGTAGCAGGAGAAAATTTCCCGCATCATATTCACAGTTACGGACAGATGTTAGCGATGGGAGCAGTCGATGGGATTAAGCCGTCGGTGGTGAGTGGAGGAATTACTGAAACTCAAAAGTTGGCAGATCTCACCAACGCGTTTGGAGCAGATATTCATGTCCAATTGGGAGGATCGATGTGGGGATTCGCAACGATTCATGCCAATGGTGGTATCGAGAACTTGGTGATGCTCGAGGTACATGAAAATCGTGCTAGTCGCATCTATCCTCCCATCAAAAATCCTCTCAGGCAGATCGATGGCTATGTCCGTATGCCGGAAGGCCCAGGATTAGGGATCGATCTTGATTGGGACATGGTTCAGGAAGATACAATCGAGATTATCGAGTGA
- a CDS encoding N-succinyl-L-Arg/Lys racemase, translated as MKVVDIERIVVDVPFTPRQQEITKASVHEWSIFELCKVTTDSGHIGWGETVIHYTYGRVSDDSVARVMGQNPAACLNEDNLGAGLQMALFDVVGKILELPVHQLLGSKVRDRTPISWWSAYASPELWAAEAADAVANGYTSFKNKPRPWHDIVAQVDAISKVVPPHFHLDLDPNGSWGNAANAVPLMKRLEQNKNVAMFETPIPQYDILGNRQIRQSVDRPIAMHFGVPSFTTVVREEVCDGFVIAGGQSEVMRQGQLAAEVSMPFWLQIVGNGLTTTWGAHLGSVLTHASWPAISCINLYSHHLLTEPIQIVNGHQHVPDGPGLGVEVDQEAVERFRIPQNLLAEFSEQGKLYTKPEPKLIHTVIYPDETCVHAKSVRNAESVNLPGTYVEGVRSEIWEDDGSQEWKKLYEQISKNPIWTK; from the coding sequence ATGAAAGTTGTAGATATAGAACGCATAGTCGTTGACGTACCCTTTACCCCCCGACAACAGGAAATCACGAAGGCTTCAGTCCACGAATGGTCAATATTCGAGCTTTGCAAGGTGACAACAGACAGCGGCCATATAGGCTGGGGAGAAACGGTGATTCACTATACCTATGGCCGGGTCAGCGATGACTCCGTGGCTCGCGTTATGGGCCAGAACCCAGCTGCATGCTTAAACGAAGACAACCTAGGGGCAGGACTTCAGATGGCGCTTTTTGACGTAGTAGGTAAGATTTTAGAATTGCCGGTCCACCAGCTCCTAGGCTCAAAGGTCCGCGACAGGACTCCGATATCCTGGTGGTCGGCTTATGCAAGCCCAGAATTGTGGGCTGCTGAAGCTGCTGATGCTGTCGCGAATGGCTACACCAGTTTTAAAAATAAGCCGCGCCCTTGGCATGACATAGTCGCCCAAGTTGATGCAATATCGAAGGTGGTCCCCCCCCACTTTCATCTCGACCTCGACCCCAACGGCAGTTGGGGGAATGCAGCTAACGCCGTCCCACTCATGAAACGTTTGGAGCAAAATAAAAATGTAGCTATGTTCGAAACCCCTATCCCCCAATATGATATACTCGGGAATCGCCAAATTCGTCAGTCTGTAGATCGACCAATTGCAATGCATTTCGGTGTTCCATCCTTTACGACCGTCGTAAGAGAGGAGGTTTGCGACGGATTCGTTATAGCAGGCGGCCAATCTGAAGTTATGCGCCAAGGCCAACTCGCTGCCGAAGTCTCGATGCCATTCTGGTTGCAAATAGTCGGAAACGGTCTGACTACGACTTGGGGTGCGCACCTCGGCTCGGTACTTACTCACGCGAGCTGGCCAGCAATCAGTTGCATCAATCTCTATTCCCACCACCTCCTCACAGAACCAATTCAGATAGTCAACGGTCACCAGCACGTTCCAGACGGTCCCGGCCTCGGAGTCGAGGTCGACCAGGAAGCAGTGGAAAGATTTAGGATTCCACAAAATTTGCTCGCTGAATTCAGCGAGCAAGGAAAACTCTATACAAAACCTGAACCAAAGCTAATTCACACTGTCATCTATCCAGATGAAACATGCGTCCATGCGAAATCTGTCCGTAACGCTGAAAGCGTCAACCTTCCTGGCACCTACGTAGAGGGAGTACGTAGCGAAATCTGGGAAGATGATGGATCCCAAGAATGGAAAAAACTTTACGAACAAATAAGCAAAAATCCGATATGGACTAAGTGA
- the hemL1_1 gene encoding Glutamate-1-semialdehyde 2,1-aminomutase 1 — translation MKSVNRLKSSAVFRRNERYIPGGVVSSIRRVEPELAFARGKGAYIWDVDGNRYVDYHAAFAPHLLGHCDGYVTEAVEKVIRSGVSLYGTGTNELEGKLAQILCTQVEALDKVEFCNTGTEASMAAVRIARAATKRDHVIVMQGGYNGAHNDVACNVLTPLDKIGPRVSPGEYPYVSLGAGVPEVHKDLVHNINFNDLDSVRYVCERYSVAALITEPILQNIGLVKPVPGYLEGLRDMADHYGFVLVFDEVKTGFRYCVGGYSQLKGINPDIAYFAKAIANGYPISVVGGKAELMDYCAHPDSARSVMVAGTYAGHPISMGAAIATLERLLENEGVVYKQLESLGQKAQDGIESIIESLGLEAVVVRQGSAFCIYFMDHAPKDWHDLAVHHNFSLDLAMRRSMIRRGIYFFPVATKQCSISAAHSEEDIDITVEALGKALLEVTA, via the coding sequence ATGAAAAGCGTTAATCGACTGAAGTCATCTGCCGTATTCCGGCGTAATGAAAGATATATTCCTGGGGGGGTAGTTTCTAGTATTCGCAGAGTCGAGCCCGAACTAGCCTTCGCCAGGGGCAAAGGAGCCTATATATGGGACGTGGACGGCAATCGTTATGTAGACTACCATGCGGCTTTTGCCCCGCACTTATTGGGCCATTGTGATGGGTACGTTACCGAAGCGGTAGAGAAAGTGATTAGGAGTGGAGTTAGTCTTTATGGGACGGGAACGAATGAGCTTGAGGGGAAGTTGGCTCAGATTCTTTGCACACAGGTCGAGGCATTGGATAAAGTTGAGTTTTGTAATACAGGTACAGAGGCCAGCATGGCGGCTGTGCGGATCGCACGAGCCGCCACCAAACGTGATCATGTAATTGTTATGCAAGGGGGCTACAACGGAGCTCATAATGATGTGGCATGCAATGTTCTAACACCTTTAGACAAAATTGGTCCCCGGGTGTCTCCAGGTGAATACCCCTACGTCTCTCTGGGGGCCGGGGTCCCAGAGGTACACAAAGATTTAGTTCACAATATCAATTTTAATGATCTTGATTCGGTTCGATATGTGTGTGAGCGCTATTCGGTGGCAGCCTTGATCACTGAGCCGATCCTCCAGAACATAGGTTTGGTTAAGCCAGTGCCCGGGTACTTGGAAGGCTTACGGGATATGGCCGACCATTATGGATTTGTCCTTGTGTTTGATGAAGTTAAGACTGGATTCCGTTACTGTGTTGGCGGCTACAGCCAGTTAAAAGGGATCAATCCCGATATTGCCTACTTCGCTAAGGCGATTGCCAATGGCTACCCCATTTCGGTCGTGGGCGGGAAGGCGGAGTTGATGGACTATTGTGCTCATCCAGATTCAGCCAGATCAGTGATGGTTGCTGGGACCTATGCCGGTCATCCAATCAGTATGGGGGCAGCAATTGCAACTCTGGAGCGTCTGCTTGAGAACGAAGGGGTGGTATACAAGCAACTGGAAAGTCTTGGCCAGAAGGCTCAGGATGGAATTGAATCAATTATCGAATCCCTTGGTTTGGAAGCAGTTGTCGTTAGGCAAGGCTCCGCTTTCTGCATCTATTTTATGGATCATGCACCAAAGGACTGGCACGACTTGGCTGTCCATCACAATTTTTCATTAGATTTGGCTATGCGCCGTTCTATGATCCGTCGGGGTATTTATTTCTTTCCGGTTGCCACGAAACAGTGCTCCATATCGGCGGCTCATAGCGAAGAAGACATCGATATAACAGTCGAAGCGTTGGGCAAGGCATTACTTGAAGTGACAGCCTAG
- the ilvE_3 gene encoding Branched-chain-amino-acid aminotransferase encodes MGMKERVAYFNGEIVPESEVLVPFRDRSFKYGDGVFDAARTFGGQIFKLGEHIERLFDSLNYVGIDPGLSPKEITQLSEEVSERNLPLLKPNSDHWVSQRISRGVNIPEGDIQDCSEPNVIIECTPLPLKARAPFYRDGIEVFFPSIRRTPPDCFSPNVKVHQYLNLILADLEVRSHSPGAWAILLDTRGFLAEGMGSNLFLVKEGVLFTPKAEYVLEGISRKTVIELAEKMDIEVIENDLTPADAYRADEAFITSTSFCICPVRSFNTKLVPHDAITGPTTQRLTDAFAKNVNFDFVSQYMVHLKEG; translated from the coding sequence ATGGGTATGAAAGAACGAGTAGCTTACTTCAATGGAGAGATTGTACCCGAAAGCGAGGTGTTAGTTCCATTTCGTGATCGGAGTTTTAAATATGGTGATGGGGTGTTTGATGCGGCGCGAACTTTTGGGGGACAAATTTTCAAATTAGGTGAACACATTGAGCGTCTTTTTGATTCTCTCAACTATGTCGGGATTGATCCGGGGCTCTCACCAAAGGAGATTACTCAGTTATCCGAGGAAGTTTCCGAGAGGAATCTTCCGCTTCTAAAGCCCAACTCCGACCATTGGGTTTCCCAACGAATTTCAAGAGGTGTGAACATCCCCGAAGGAGATATTCAGGATTGTTCCGAACCGAATGTGATCATCGAATGCACTCCATTACCTTTGAAAGCTCGAGCGCCATTTTACCGGGATGGTATCGAGGTTTTCTTCCCATCAATTCGAAGGACGCCACCGGATTGTTTCAGTCCAAATGTGAAAGTCCACCAATACTTAAATCTGATATTGGCGGATTTGGAAGTCCGCAGCCATAGTCCTGGGGCGTGGGCGATCCTTCTCGACACTCGGGGCTTTCTGGCCGAGGGAATGGGGAGTAATTTGTTCTTGGTTAAGGAGGGTGTCCTATTTACTCCGAAGGCGGAATATGTCCTGGAAGGAATAAGCCGAAAAACGGTTATCGAATTAGCTGAGAAGATGGATATTGAAGTCATTGAGAATGATCTTACGCCAGCGGATGCATATCGGGCGGATGAAGCCTTTATCACTTCGACAAGTTTCTGCATATGTCCGGTACGTTCGTTCAACACGAAATTGGTACCACATGATGCCATCACAGGTCCTACGACGCAAAGACTGACAGATGCGTTTGCCAAAAACGTCAATTTTGATTTCGTAAGCCAATATATGGTCCATTTGAAAGAAGGCTGA